The Myroides phaeus DNA segment CTTCAATATGGGAGTTGTTGTATGTCTTGGTATTTTATCTGTCCTTGTTGCTAAAAACAAATGTGGTGGATATGTAACTTTTAGAGAGGCGTTTACTCCTTACTTAATCATGATTACTATTGGGGTTACCGTAAACTATATTGTATATAACTTATTGTTTAACGTTGTTGACCCAGCGGCAAAAGATGTCGTAAATAAAGCATTGTATGAAATGCTTATTCAAACATTAGATAATTCAGGTTTACCACAAGACCAAATAGATGAACAATTACAAAAAGCACGCGACATCAGTCAGTTTGCACCAAAATCTCAATTGTTTATGTGGGCTGGTAGTATATTGAGAAACTCTATCTTAGGGTTACTTTTAGCTGCTATTTTTAAAAACAAGTCTGAATTTATTCCACCTGTTGAAGAACACATAGAAGAAGTAATTGCTGAACCAAAACAGCCTAAGAAACGCAAGTAATAAATGAATTTATCAATTGTAATTCCTTTGCTTAATGAAGCAGAGTCGCTTCCCGAACTGCATCAGTGGATAACGAAGGTTATGCGTGAGCACGACTTTTCGTATGAAATCTTATTTGTAGATGATGGTAGTAAAGATGATTCTTGGAAAATAATTTCACAATTATCATATGACGATTCTCATACAAAAGGAATACGTTTTCAACGTAACTTTGGTAAATCACAAGCACTACACGCTGGATTTGCACAAGCGAATGGAGATGTAGTCATTACAATGGATGCCGACTTACAAGACAGTCCTGATGAAATCCCAGAGTTATTCAAAATGATTACTGTTGATGGTTTTGATATGGTATCTGGTTGGAAGAAAAAGAGATATGACTCAGTCATTGCTAAAAACCTTCCTTCTAAATTATTCAATTGGGCTGCCCGTAAAACATCCGGTGTTACTTTAAACGATTTCAATTGTGGATTAAAAGCCTATAAAAACGAGGTGATTAAAAACATTGAAGTATCCGGTGAAATGCATCGTTACATTCCTGTTCTTGCAAAGAATGAAGGATATGACAATATCGGTGAAAAAGTAGTACAACACCAAGCAAGAAAATACGGTACAACTAAATTTGGTATGAGCCGTTTTATCTATGGTTTCTTAGATCTTATTACAATTTGGTTTTTATCAAAATTTGGGAAAAGACCAATGCATTTTTTCGGTACCTTAGGAGGAATAACTTTTGGTATTGGATTCTGTGCTGCCTTTGGTATTGGAATGAGTAAATTGTACAAGTTATACAACAATGAAACAGCGATTTTGGTTACACAGAATCCGTGGTTTTATATATCCTTAGCAACAATGGTAATTGGAACACAAATGTTCCTTGCTGGTTTCTTAGGAGAAATGATTTTAAAAACGAGAACAAACATTAGTAGATATAAAATCGCTGAACAACGCGGTTTTTAATCCACACTAAAATTTAATATTATGCAAATAGAAAAAGAAATCTTAGCAAAAGCAGAATTGTGGTTAAAATCACCTTTCGATGCTGACACACAGGCTTCTGTTCAAACAATGATTGATACTGACCCTGCCCTACTTAAAGATAGTTTTTACAAAAACTTAGAATTTGGAACAGGTGGTATGCGTGGTATTATGGGTATCGGTACAAACCGCATCAACAAATATACTTTGGGTAAAAATACACAAGGTTTATCTAACTATATCAAAGAATCTTTCCCTGGACAAGAGTGGAAAGTAGCTATTAACTATGACTGTCGTCATAACAGTCAAGAATTAGCGAAAGTAGTAGCTGACGTTTTTACAGCAAATGGAATAAAGGTTTACTTATTCTCTGAAATGCGTCCTACTCCTGAGTTGTCTTTCGCTGTTAGACATTACAACTGTAATGCTGGTATTGTATTGACTGCTTCACATAACCCTCCTGAATACAACGGGTACAAAGTGTACTGGCAAGATGGTGGACAAATTGTTCCTCCAAACGATGCTGCAGTTATTGATGAAATCAATTCATTAAGCTATAACGAAGTACAATTCACCGGAAACGACAGCTTAATCACTTACGTTGGTGAAGAGTTAGACAAAGCGTTCATCCAATCTACAATTGAAAATGCAAGCTTTGATACTCCTCAAAATATCAAAGACGGATTAAAAATATCTTATACTTCTTTACACGGTACTTCTATTAAACTTATTCCAAGAACTTTAGAAGCTGCTGGATACAAAAATGTATTCATTGTAAAAGAACAAGAAGAACCAAATGGGGACTTCCCAACTGTAAAATCTCCAAATCCAGAAGAGCCAGAAGCATTGAAAATGGCAATGGAATTAGCAGATGAAAAAGGTGCAGATATCGTTATTGGTACTGACCCTGATTCTGACCGTATCGGTATTGGAGTACGTGACCTTGATGGAAATATGAGATTGTTAAATGGTAACCAAACTATGGTTATGATGACTGCTTTCTTATTAGAGCAATGGAAACGAAACAAAGGATTCAAAGGAAACGAATTTATCGGTTCTACAATTGTATCGACTCCTATGATGTTAGACTTAGCAGAAAGCTACAATGTAGAGTGTAAAGTTGGTTTAACAGGATTCAAATGGATTGCTAAATTCATCAACGAATGTCCAGATCAAAAGTTCATCGGTGGTGGTGAAGAAAGTTTCGGATATATGGTAGGTGACGCAGTACGCGATAAAGATGCTGTTGCTTCTACGTTATTAGTTTGTGAGATTGCTGCAATTGCAAAAGCTGCTGGAAGCTCATTCTTCCAAGAATTGATGAACCTTTACATTGATAATAGTTTCTATAAAGAACATTTAATTTCTCTTGTGAAAAAAGGTATTTCTGGAGCAGAAGAAATTAAAGAAATGATGGTTCAATTAAGACAAAACCCATTAACAGAAATTATCGGACAACGCGTAGTATGTGTTGAAGATTATCAAAGTAGTGAGGCTAAAAACTTAATTACAAATGAAATTGAAACGATTGATGTTCCTAAGTCAAACGTGTTGATTTACTATCTTGAAGATGGTACGAAAATCGCAGCTCGTCCAAGTGGTACTGAGCCAAAGATTAAGTTCTATTTCAGTGTAAACGAACCGTTACACGACTTGTCTGAAGTAAAAGCTACTGAGCAACTTTTAGACCAGAAAATTCAAGATATCATTAAAGAAATGAAATTAAACTAAATAGAATAGACTGGTAGCAATGCCAGTCTATCTTTTTATTTCCCCTTTATACAACAACAATATATGAACGAATATTTCAAAAAGATTATTCGCTTTGCGAAACCTTATAAGAACTACGCTTACTTAAATATATTCTTTAATATCCTATATGCACTTTTCAGTGCATTGTCTTTTGTTGCCCTAATTCCAATGCTTACTGTACTATTTGGTGATGAGAAACCTATCACTGAAAAACCTGTATATACTACGCTTGGACACGCTAAAAACTATTTACAAGACTCAATGTCGTTTTACCTTACGCAGTACTCTGCTGAACATGGAGCACAAAACACATTGATGTGGTTAGCGGCAATTATCATCTCGCTTTTCTTATTGAAAAACTTATTTAACTATTGGGCAATGTATTTTATTACATTCTTGCGTAATGGTGTATTAAAGGACATCCGTAATGCGATGTACAAAAAAGCAGTTGACTTACCTCTTGCTTTCTTCTCTGAAAAAAGAAAAGGTGACGTTATTTCAAGAATTACCTCTGACGTATTAGAAATTCAACACTCATTCCTTTCTATTTTAGAAGTAGTGGTACGTGAGCCATTAACGATTGTATTTACAATTGTAGCAATGTTTTTCATCAGTACAGAGTTGACTATATTCGTATTTATTTTTGTACCTATTTCAGGAATTATCATTTCTAAAGTTGGTAAAACTTTAAAGAAAAGCTCACAAAAAGCTTCTGAAGAACAAGGATACTTTTTATCTATTATTGAAGAATCTTTGGCTGGATTAAAAGTGATTAAAAGCTTTAATGCAGAAAAGAGATTCAACGATAAATTCCAAGGTTCTACACAAACTTTTTATGAATTAAACAATAAAATATTAAATCGTCAAAACCTTTCTTCTCCTATGAGTGAGTTTTTAGGAATTGTAACTATTTCTGTTTTATTAGTTTACGGTGGTCATTTAGTTTTAGGTGAAGGTACTTTAACAGGTGCTTCATTTATTGCATACATTGGTATGGCTTATAATATTCTAACTCCTGCTAAAGCAATGTCTAAAGCTTCTTATAGCTTAAAACGTGGTAATGCAGCAGCAGAACGTGTGTTAGAAATATTAGAAGAAGAAAACCCTATTGACTCTAAACCGAATGCTATTGCTAAATCTTCTTTTGACAAGGCTATCAAAGTAGATAATATCTCTTTTAAATATGAAGAGGATTATGTGCTAAAAGACTTTTCTCTTTCTATTCCTAAAGGAAAATCAGTTGCCCTGGTTGGTCAATCTGGAAGTGGAAAAAGTACAATGGCTAATTTATTGACTCGTTTCTGGGATATTAATGAAGGAGCTATAAAGATAGATGAACAAGACATTCGCGATTTGAATATTCACGATTTAAGAGGAATGATTGGTTTAGTTACACAAGACAGCATCTTGTTTAATGATACTATTAAAAATAACCTTAAATTAGGAAAAGAAAATGCTACTGATGAAGAAATCATAGAGGCATTAAAGATTGCTAATGCCTATGAGTTTGTAAAAGACCTTCCAAATGGTATTGA contains these protein-coding regions:
- a CDS encoding DUF4199 domain-containing protein, with amino-acid sequence MKSTVNKVGITFGIILAIYYILFNCVIFFTDQTLFANTLAGFFNMGVVVCLGILSVLVAKNKCGGYVTFREAFTPYLIMITIGVTVNYIVYNLLFNVVDPAAKDVVNKALYEMLIQTLDNSGLPQDQIDEQLQKARDISQFAPKSQLFMWAGSILRNSILGLLLAAIFKNKSEFIPPVEEHIEEVIAEPKQPKKRK
- a CDS encoding glycosyltransferase family 2 protein, with the translated sequence MNLSIVIPLLNEAESLPELHQWITKVMREHDFSYEILFVDDGSKDDSWKIISQLSYDDSHTKGIRFQRNFGKSQALHAGFAQANGDVVITMDADLQDSPDEIPELFKMITVDGFDMVSGWKKKRYDSVIAKNLPSKLFNWAARKTSGVTLNDFNCGLKAYKNEVIKNIEVSGEMHRYIPVLAKNEGYDNIGEKVVQHQARKYGTTKFGMSRFIYGFLDLITIWFLSKFGKRPMHFFGTLGGITFGIGFCAAFGIGMSKLYKLYNNETAILVTQNPWFYISLATMVIGTQMFLAGFLGEMILKTRTNISRYKIAEQRGF
- a CDS encoding phospho-sugar mutase codes for the protein MQIEKEILAKAELWLKSPFDADTQASVQTMIDTDPALLKDSFYKNLEFGTGGMRGIMGIGTNRINKYTLGKNTQGLSNYIKESFPGQEWKVAINYDCRHNSQELAKVVADVFTANGIKVYLFSEMRPTPELSFAVRHYNCNAGIVLTASHNPPEYNGYKVYWQDGGQIVPPNDAAVIDEINSLSYNEVQFTGNDSLITYVGEELDKAFIQSTIENASFDTPQNIKDGLKISYTSLHGTSIKLIPRTLEAAGYKNVFIVKEQEEPNGDFPTVKSPNPEEPEALKMAMELADEKGADIVIGTDPDSDRIGIGVRDLDGNMRLLNGNQTMVMMTAFLLEQWKRNKGFKGNEFIGSTIVSTPMMLDLAESYNVECKVGLTGFKWIAKFINECPDQKFIGGGEESFGYMVGDAVRDKDAVASTLLVCEIAAIAKAAGSSFFQELMNLYIDNSFYKEHLISLVKKGISGAEEIKEMMVQLRQNPLTEIIGQRVVCVEDYQSSEAKNLITNEIETIDVPKSNVLIYYLEDGTKIAARPSGTEPKIKFYFSVNEPLHDLSEVKATEQLLDQKIQDIIKEMKLN
- a CDS encoding ABC transporter ATP-binding protein, whose amino-acid sequence is MNEYFKKIIRFAKPYKNYAYLNIFFNILYALFSALSFVALIPMLTVLFGDEKPITEKPVYTTLGHAKNYLQDSMSFYLTQYSAEHGAQNTLMWLAAIIISLFLLKNLFNYWAMYFITFLRNGVLKDIRNAMYKKAVDLPLAFFSEKRKGDVISRITSDVLEIQHSFLSILEVVVREPLTIVFTIVAMFFISTELTIFVFIFVPISGIIISKVGKTLKKSSQKASEEQGYFLSIIEESLAGLKVIKSFNAEKRFNDKFQGSTQTFYELNNKILNRQNLSSPMSEFLGIVTISVLLVYGGHLVLGEGTLTGASFIAYIGMAYNILTPAKAMSKASYSLKRGNAAAERVLEILEEENPIDSKPNAIAKSSFDKAIKVDNISFKYEEDYVLKDFSLSIPKGKSVALVGQSGSGKSTMANLLTRFWDINEGAIKIDEQDIRDLNIHDLRGMIGLVTQDSILFNDTIKNNLKLGKENATDEEIIEALKIANAYEFVKDLPNGIDTNIGDSGNKLSGGQKQRISIARAVLKNPPIMILDEATSALDTESEKLVQVALENMMKNRTSIVIAHRLSTIQSADLIVVLQKGKIVEQGTHEELLSLKGTYSKLVSLQTLD